The following are from one region of the Nicotiana tomentosiformis chromosome 7, ASM39032v3, whole genome shotgun sequence genome:
- the LOC104121026 gene encoding probable LRR receptor-like serine/threonine-protein kinase At3g47570 isoform X2 → MILPSHTENFQLSYSCHLYAFKYTAFLSLLAFFLQPSSIIQVEGNEIDKISLVAIKNMIIDDPFRIMDSWNETIHFCDWPGVSCGRRHRRVTVLDLSCLKLRGTFSPSIGNLSFLHVLKLQNNSFSGEIPSELGYLHKLQVLRLDNNSFTGHIPSNISGCFNLFSVVLSYNMLVGIIPAELGTLLKLQQLLLVSNYFTGGIPPSLGNLSTLDTFLASKNNLVGKIPDELCQLPNLKYFVVNENNLSGTLPPCLFNHSSMVAIDVGSNHIEGKLPPLLGITLPNLQFLSIHRNNITGNIPVTLSNSTKLQFLVAGRNGLTGKVPPLGNLLNVRRFLVAYNHLGKGEDDDLSFLTTLVNATSLELLELNTNNFGGVLPASVSNLSSELIELSLSYNQISGKLPRGISNLKKLEAFFGAYNRFYGEIPSEIGDLINLQELALLGNLLSGQIPISFGNLASLTRLSLRENNLRGRIPSSLGKCHNLELLDLGSNNISGFIPSEILEISSLSEGLDLSHNHLTGILQKEIGKLSNLGYLNLSDNKLRGQIPTTLGTCLKLEALDLNNNNFQGSIPSTMNNLRGLELLVLSHNNLSGEIPRFLKDFKFLQVVDLSSNNLEGEIPIGGIFNNVSVVSIIGNRNLCGGIPELDLPACSAEVKKEKKSGFPLKIVIPVVSGLIGLTSIVCFLGIPQLGGSRKAPVTDTPENSTIRVSYQHLHRETDGFSVSNLLGMGAFGSVYKGISEDDGTVFAVKVLDLSHHAASKSFLAECEILKNIRHRNIVKVLSACSSIDYEGNEFKAIVYAYMDKGSLQEWLHFTPQESHEHKKLGFLQRLNIAIDVACALDYLHNDCQPPIIHRDLKPSNILLDENMTGHVGDFGLARFIPPAIHNSSANPKTSTCVGGTIGYTPPGKG, encoded by the exons ATGATTCTTCCAAGTCATACAGAGAATTTTCAGTTGAGCTACTCTTGTCACTTGTATGCTTTCAAGTATACTGCCTTTTTATCTTTACTGGCCTTCTTTTTGCAACCCTCATCTATAATTCAGGTGGAAGgaaatgaaatagacaaaatATCACTTGTTGCAATCAAGAATATGATCATTGATGATCCCTTTAGGATCATGGACTCCTGGAATGAAACCATCCATTTCTGTGACTGGCCTGGTGTTTCATGTGGTCGCCGTCACAGACGAGTCACTGTTTTGGATCTTAGTTGTCTGAAACTAAGAGGTACGTTTTCACCAAGCATTGGCAATCTGAGCTTTCTTCATGTCCTTAAGCTCCAAAATAATAGCTTTTCAGGTGAAATCCCATCAGAGCTTGGCTACTTACATAAGTTACAGGTTTTACGCCTTGACAATAACTCATTCACTGGTCATATTCCTTCAAACATTTCTGGTTGCTTCAACCTTTTTTCTGTTGTTCTTTCATATAATATGTTGGTAGGCATAATTCCAGCAGAATTAGGCACCTTGTTGAAACTTCAACAACTTTTACTTGTTTCTAACTACTTTACAGGAGGTATTCCACCTTCTCTTGGTAATCTTTCTACACTTGATACCTTTTTGGCAAGCAAGAACAATTTGGTAGGCAAAATACCTGATGAATTATGCCAATTGCCCAACTTAAAGTACTTTGTAGTGAACGAGAACAACCTGAGTGGAACATTGCCTCCTTGTCTTTTCAATCATTCATCTATGGTAGCCATTGATGTTGGATCAAATCATATAGAGGGGAAGTTGCCTCCATTGCTTGGTATTACTCTTCCTAATTTGCAGTTCCTCAGCATTCATAGAAACAACATAACTGGAAATATTCCAGTAACATTATCAAATTCCACAAAACTTCAGTTTCTTGTTGCTGGTAGAAATGGGCTCACAGGAAAAGTACCGCCCCTTGGAAATCTGCTGAACGTGCGGAGATTTTTAGTTGCTTACAATCATCTCGGGAAGGGGGAGGATGATGACCTCAGCTTTCTCACCACATTGGTGAATGCCACCAGCTTGGAGCTTTTGGAGCTCAATACAAATAACTTTGGTGGAGTCTTACCTGCATCTGTTAGTAATCTTTCGTCTGAACTAATAGAGCTTTCTCTGTCTTACAATCAGATTTCTGGAAAACTCCCAAGAGGGATATCCAATCTCAAGAAGCTAGAGGCTTTCTTCGGGGCTTACAACAGATTCTATGGTGAAATTCCATCTGAAATTGGGGATCTGATAAACCTGCAGGAGTTGGCCTTACTTGGAAATCTGTTGTCAGGCCAAATTCCAATCTCTTTTGGAAATTTAGCTTCCTTAACCAGACTCAGTTTAAGAGAAAACAATCTCCGGGGGAGAATTCCTTCCAGTTTAGGCAAGTGTCACAATTTGGAACTGTTGGATCTTGGCTCAAATAACATTAGTGGTTTCATACCATCAGAAATTCTTGAAATTTCATCCTTGTCAGAGGGCCTCGACCTATCTCATAACCACTTAACTGGGATCCTTCAGAAGGAAATCGGGAAGTTGAGCAATCTAGGCTACTTAAACCTATCTGATAACAAGTTGCGGGGCCAAATTCCTACTACTCTAGGTACTTGTCTGAAACTTGAAGCACTAGATTTGAACAACAACAACTTTCAGGGTAGTATTCCTTCAACCATGAATAATTTGCGAGGCCTGGAACTTTTAGTCCTTTCTCACAATAATCTGTCAGGTGAAATCCCAAGATTCTTGAAAGACTTCAAATTTCTGCAGGTTGTAGATCTGTCTAGCAATAATTTGGAAGGTGAAATCCCAATTGGAGGTATCTTCAATAATGTTAGTGTTGTTTCTATTATAGGAAATAGAAATCTCTGTGGGGGTATACCAGAGTTGGACCTTCCGGCTTGCAGTGCAGAagtaaagaaagaaaagaaatcagGTTTCCCCTTGAAAATAGTAATTCCAGTAGTCAGCGGGCTTATAGGGTTGACATCTATAGTTTGTTTTCTTGGCATTCCACAGTTAGGTGGATCGAGAAAAGCACCAGTTACAGATACACCTGAAAACTCGACCATAAGAGTATCTTATCAGCATCTCCATAGGGAAACTGATGGATTCTCTGTATCAAATTTGCTGGGCATGGGTGCTTTTGGGTCTGTATATAAGGGAATTTCTGAAGACGATGGTACAGTTTTTGCTGTTAAGGTACTGGACCTTTCACACCATGCAGCTTCCAAGAGTTTTTTAGCAGAGTGTGAGATTCTGAAGAACATAAGACATCGTAATATTGTAAAGGTGTTAAGTGCATGCTCAAGTATTGATTATGAGGGCAATGAATTCAAAGCTATAGTTTACGCATACATGGATAAGGGGAGTCTGCAGGAGTGGTTGCATTTCACTCCTCAGGAGTCACATGAGCACAAGAAGCTAGGATTTCTTCAAAGATTAAACATTGCCATTGATGTTGCATGTGCTCTGGATTATCTTCATAATGATTGCCAACCCCCAATAATTCATCGTGATCTGAAGCCAAGCAATATTCTCCTCGATGAGAACATGACTGGACATGTTGGTGATTTTGGTTTGGCAAGATTTATTCCACCAGCTATTCACAACTCTTCAGCAAATCCAAAAACTTCTACTTGTGTTGGGGGAACTATTGGGTATACACCTCCAG GAAAGGGATGA
- the LOC138895460 gene encoding uncharacterized mitochondrial protein AtMg00710-like gives MNRTLLEKVRCMLSNAGLGKEFWAEAITYACHLINRLPSAVIDGKIPFEKWYGKPAVDYDSLHMFGSIAYYHVKESKLDPRAKKAIFMGITSGVKGYRLWCPETRNIIFSRDITFDESAITDKVTVEDVKQTGAQLDLKLVQMDVKTAFLHGNLEEKIYMT, from the exons ATGAatcggactttactggagaaggtacggtgtatgttgtctaatgctggcttgggcaaagaattttgggctgaggcaattacatatgcatgccacctcattaatcgtctaccatctgctgttATTGATGGCAAGataccatttgaaaaatggtatggaaaacctgctgtagattatgactctttgcacatgtttggctcaattgcatactatcatgtgaaagagtcaaaattggatccgagagcaaagaaggctatatttatggggattacttctggagttaAAGGATatcgcttatggtgtccagagacaaggaatattatattcagcagagatattacctttgatgaatctgccataacagataaggtgacagttgaagatgtcaaacaaactggtg cacagttggatttgaaactagttcagatggatgtaaaaactgcgtttttacatggaaacttggaggagaAAATCTACATGACttag
- the LOC104121026 gene encoding probable LRR receptor-like serine/threonine-protein kinase At3g47570 isoform X1, giving the protein MILPSHTENFQLSYSCHLYAFKYTAFLSLLAFFLQPSSIIQVEGNEIDKISLVAIKNMIIDDPFRIMDSWNETIHFCDWPGVSCGRRHRRVTVLDLSCLKLRGTFSPSIGNLSFLHVLKLQNNSFSGEIPSELGYLHKLQVLRLDNNSFTGHIPSNISGCFNLFSVVLSYNMLVGIIPAELGTLLKLQQLLLVSNYFTGGIPPSLGNLSTLDTFLASKNNLVGKIPDELCQLPNLKYFVVNENNLSGTLPPCLFNHSSMVAIDVGSNHIEGKLPPLLGITLPNLQFLSIHRNNITGNIPVTLSNSTKLQFLVAGRNGLTGKVPPLGNLLNVRRFLVAYNHLGKGEDDDLSFLTTLVNATSLELLELNTNNFGGVLPASVSNLSSELIELSLSYNQISGKLPRGISNLKKLEAFFGAYNRFYGEIPSEIGDLINLQELALLGNLLSGQIPISFGNLASLTRLSLRENNLRGRIPSSLGKCHNLELLDLGSNNISGFIPSEILEISSLSEGLDLSHNHLTGILQKEIGKLSNLGYLNLSDNKLRGQIPTTLGTCLKLEALDLNNNNFQGSIPSTMNNLRGLELLVLSHNNLSGEIPRFLKDFKFLQVVDLSSNNLEGEIPIGGIFNNVSVVSIIGNRNLCGGIPELDLPACSAEVKKEKKSGFPLKIVIPVVSGLIGLTSIVCFLGIPQLGGSRKAPVTDTPENSTIRVSYQHLHRETDGFSVSNLLGMGAFGSVYKGISEDDGTVFAVKVLDLSHHAASKSFLAECEILKNIRHRNIVKVLSACSSIDYEGNEFKAIVYAYMDKGSLQEWLHFTPQESHEHKKLGFLQRLNIAIDVACALDYLHNDCQPPIIHRDLKPSNILLDENMTGHVGDFGLARFIPPAIHNSSANPKTSTCVGGTIGYTPPELGMGSDASIYGDLYSFGIMLLEMFTGRRPTDEMFKDSLNLHNYAKASLPDRVMHITDPILLQERDELGKEYKLDNNRSSATDFFESFLVAVIQIGVACSVEFPKERRRTNDIVGELNSLRKLFLEQAYWKEQLLHY; this is encoded by the exons ATGATTCTTCCAAGTCATACAGAGAATTTTCAGTTGAGCTACTCTTGTCACTTGTATGCTTTCAAGTATACTGCCTTTTTATCTTTACTGGCCTTCTTTTTGCAACCCTCATCTATAATTCAGGTGGAAGgaaatgaaatagacaaaatATCACTTGTTGCAATCAAGAATATGATCATTGATGATCCCTTTAGGATCATGGACTCCTGGAATGAAACCATCCATTTCTGTGACTGGCCTGGTGTTTCATGTGGTCGCCGTCACAGACGAGTCACTGTTTTGGATCTTAGTTGTCTGAAACTAAGAGGTACGTTTTCACCAAGCATTGGCAATCTGAGCTTTCTTCATGTCCTTAAGCTCCAAAATAATAGCTTTTCAGGTGAAATCCCATCAGAGCTTGGCTACTTACATAAGTTACAGGTTTTACGCCTTGACAATAACTCATTCACTGGTCATATTCCTTCAAACATTTCTGGTTGCTTCAACCTTTTTTCTGTTGTTCTTTCATATAATATGTTGGTAGGCATAATTCCAGCAGAATTAGGCACCTTGTTGAAACTTCAACAACTTTTACTTGTTTCTAACTACTTTACAGGAGGTATTCCACCTTCTCTTGGTAATCTTTCTACACTTGATACCTTTTTGGCAAGCAAGAACAATTTGGTAGGCAAAATACCTGATGAATTATGCCAATTGCCCAACTTAAAGTACTTTGTAGTGAACGAGAACAACCTGAGTGGAACATTGCCTCCTTGTCTTTTCAATCATTCATCTATGGTAGCCATTGATGTTGGATCAAATCATATAGAGGGGAAGTTGCCTCCATTGCTTGGTATTACTCTTCCTAATTTGCAGTTCCTCAGCATTCATAGAAACAACATAACTGGAAATATTCCAGTAACATTATCAAATTCCACAAAACTTCAGTTTCTTGTTGCTGGTAGAAATGGGCTCACAGGAAAAGTACCGCCCCTTGGAAATCTGCTGAACGTGCGGAGATTTTTAGTTGCTTACAATCATCTCGGGAAGGGGGAGGATGATGACCTCAGCTTTCTCACCACATTGGTGAATGCCACCAGCTTGGAGCTTTTGGAGCTCAATACAAATAACTTTGGTGGAGTCTTACCTGCATCTGTTAGTAATCTTTCGTCTGAACTAATAGAGCTTTCTCTGTCTTACAATCAGATTTCTGGAAAACTCCCAAGAGGGATATCCAATCTCAAGAAGCTAGAGGCTTTCTTCGGGGCTTACAACAGATTCTATGGTGAAATTCCATCTGAAATTGGGGATCTGATAAACCTGCAGGAGTTGGCCTTACTTGGAAATCTGTTGTCAGGCCAAATTCCAATCTCTTTTGGAAATTTAGCTTCCTTAACCAGACTCAGTTTAAGAGAAAACAATCTCCGGGGGAGAATTCCTTCCAGTTTAGGCAAGTGTCACAATTTGGAACTGTTGGATCTTGGCTCAAATAACATTAGTGGTTTCATACCATCAGAAATTCTTGAAATTTCATCCTTGTCAGAGGGCCTCGACCTATCTCATAACCACTTAACTGGGATCCTTCAGAAGGAAATCGGGAAGTTGAGCAATCTAGGCTACTTAAACCTATCTGATAACAAGTTGCGGGGCCAAATTCCTACTACTCTAGGTACTTGTCTGAAACTTGAAGCACTAGATTTGAACAACAACAACTTTCAGGGTAGTATTCCTTCAACCATGAATAATTTGCGAGGCCTGGAACTTTTAGTCCTTTCTCACAATAATCTGTCAGGTGAAATCCCAAGATTCTTGAAAGACTTCAAATTTCTGCAGGTTGTAGATCTGTCTAGCAATAATTTGGAAGGTGAAATCCCAATTGGAGGTATCTTCAATAATGTTAGTGTTGTTTCTATTATAGGAAATAGAAATCTCTGTGGGGGTATACCAGAGTTGGACCTTCCGGCTTGCAGTGCAGAagtaaagaaagaaaagaaatcagGTTTCCCCTTGAAAATAGTAATTCCAGTAGTCAGCGGGCTTATAGGGTTGACATCTATAGTTTGTTTTCTTGGCATTCCACAGTTAGGTGGATCGAGAAAAGCACCAGTTACAGATACACCTGAAAACTCGACCATAAGAGTATCTTATCAGCATCTCCATAGGGAAACTGATGGATTCTCTGTATCAAATTTGCTGGGCATGGGTGCTTTTGGGTCTGTATATAAGGGAATTTCTGAAGACGATGGTACAGTTTTTGCTGTTAAGGTACTGGACCTTTCACACCATGCAGCTTCCAAGAGTTTTTTAGCAGAGTGTGAGATTCTGAAGAACATAAGACATCGTAATATTGTAAAGGTGTTAAGTGCATGCTCAAGTATTGATTATGAGGGCAATGAATTCAAAGCTATAGTTTACGCATACATGGATAAGGGGAGTCTGCAGGAGTGGTTGCATTTCACTCCTCAGGAGTCACATGAGCACAAGAAGCTAGGATTTCTTCAAAGATTAAACATTGCCATTGATGTTGCATGTGCTCTGGATTATCTTCATAATGATTGCCAACCCCCAATAATTCATCGTGATCTGAAGCCAAGCAATATTCTCCTCGATGAGAACATGACTGGACATGTTGGTGATTTTGGTTTGGCAAGATTTATTCCACCAGCTATTCACAACTCTTCAGCAAATCCAAAAACTTCTACTTGTGTTGGGGGAACTATTGGGTATACACCTCCAG AGTTGGGTATGGGAAGTGACGCCTCAATCTATGGAGATTTATACAGCTTTGGCATAATGCTCTTGGAAATGTTTACTGGGAGGAGACCAACTGATGAAATGTTTAAAGATAGTTTAAATCTTCATAACTATGCCAAGGCTTCTTTACCGGACAGAGTGATGCATATAACAGATCCCATTCTTCTCCAGGAAAGGGATGAACTAGGAAAGGAATACAAACTTGATAACAACAGAAGCAGTGCCACTGACTTTTTTGAATCATTCTTAGTTGCGGTGATTCAAATTGGAGTTGCCTGCTCTGTAGAATTTCCAAAAGAAAGGAGGAGGACCAATGATATCGTTGGAGAACTCAATTCATTGAGGAAGTTGTTCTTGGAGCAAGCATACTGGAAAGAACAG CTGCTGCACTATTAG